A window of the Phragmites australis chromosome 20, lpPhrAust1.1, whole genome shotgun sequence genome harbors these coding sequences:
- the LOC133902113 gene encoding AT-hook motif nuclear-localized protein 17-like has product MSFGKRDMSQENLHQDRKDVTPIHFRTPTPPLQQPQHGGHGEHQHQQLECFSDEVDSRASAELKDPASAGTLVVSSGGDGASIEVAKKRRGRPPGSKNKPKPPVVITREAEPAAAMRPHVIEIPCGRDVADALARFATRRNLGICVLAGTGAVANVSLRHPTPGVLCATPAAVVFHGQYEILSISATFLPPAMSAVAPQAAGGVSISLAGPHGQIIGGTVTGPLYAATTVVVVAAAFTNPTFHRLPADDDASVSVSVSFSAGSGDAADEHRGHQQHQPEPPQEQRHVVQRQPAPHLAASASVAQPCGPVPIFACYPPPPQEVMWPPVARAPHPPPPPY; this is encoded by the coding sequence ATGTCATTTGGCAAGAGAGACATGAGCCAGGAGAACCTGCACCAAGACCGCAAGGACGTGACGCCCATCCACTTCAggacgccgacgccgccgctGCAGCAGCCGCAGCATGGCGGCCACGGTGAGCACCAGCATCAGCAGCTGGAGTGCTTCTCTGATGAGGTGGACAGCCGCGCGAGCGCCGAGCTGAAGGATCCCGCGAGTGCCGGGACCCTGGTGGTCTCCAGCGGCGGCGACGGGGCGAGCATCGAGGTGGCCAAGAAGCGGAGGGGGCGGCCGCCGGGGTCCAAGAACAAGCCGAAGCCGCCCGTGGTGATCACGCGGGAGGCGGAGCCCGCGGCGGCGATGCGGCCGCACGTGATCGAGATACCCTGTGGCCGCGACGTCGCGGACGCGCTCGCGCGCTTCGCGACCCGCCGCAATCTCGGGATCTGCGTGCTCGCTGGCACGGGCGCCGTCGCCAACGTCTCGCTCCGCCACCCTACCCCCGGCGTCCTTTGCGCGACGCCCGCCGCCGTCGTCTTCCACGGGCAGTACGAGATCCTCTCCATCTCTGCCACGTTCCTTCCCCCGGCCATGTCTGCCGTGGCGCCGCAGGCCGCCGGCGGCGTCTCCATCTCGCTCGCCGGCCCGCACGGCCAGATCATCGGCGGCACCGTGACGGGCCCGCTCTACGCCGCGACCACCGTCGtggtcgtcgccgccgccttcACCAACCCCACCTTCCACCGCCTCCCCGCGGACGACGACGCGTCGGTGTCCGTCTCGGTCTCCTTCTCCGCCGGCAGCGGCGACGCCGCGGACGAGCACCGCGGCCATCAGCAGCACCAACCTGAGCCGCCGCAAGAACAGCGCCACGTCGTGCAACGGCAGCCCGCGCCGCATCTCGCCGCGTCCGCCTCGGTCGCGCAGCCTTGCGGTCCGGTGCCCATCTTCGCTTGCTACCCGCCGCCGCCCCAAGAAGTGATGTGGCCGCCGGTGGCTCGTGCGccgcacccgccgccgccaccgtacTGA